The sequence TTTCGGGCGACTGGAGCAAATTCCCGCCGACGAAGATCTTCGACAACGTTCTGCTGACGAGTTCCGAAAAAAACATCGAGGACGCGGCGCTGAAAATCCAGGCGCTCGGCGTTGCTGAAGATCGGCCGTTCGAACCGTCGCCGGTCGAGACTCCGGCCGAATCGGAAACTATCGAAATTCCTGTCGAGGAAGGCGGCGCGGCTGTCGAAACTCCATTTGCGGCAACGGCCGAGGCGCGTGAGCCGGTCGATGAAGAGAATCCGCCCGAGATCGGTTCCGACCGAATCGAATCGGGCAAAACGCCGCCCACCGAATCTGAGGCGACCGCACCGATTCCGCGTCCGGTTGAAGAGATGCCTGACACGGCCGAATCCGATCAGAAATCGGCGATCGAGCAGATGCTCCGCGAGTTCAACGAAAAGCCGCCGGAGATCGTCGCCGTCAGCGGGCCGCCGACGGCCGACGCTGAAGAATTTGCGGCGTGGCGATCGTTTTTCGGATCGCTCGCGAGTCTCAAATATCGCGACGCCTGTGACTCGATTCTGGAGTTTCTGCAACGTCGATACGGACTCGCGTCGCTTGGCTGGCTCGAACTTCGCGAGCGCGGCTTCGAAGTCATCAGCGCGACCGGCACGCTCGAAAAACAGCAGTTCAAGGTCCACTTTCAGTCCGATGATCGCCGGCTTTTCCGCGCGATCGAGGCCGAAGCGCCGCTCAGGCTCCGTGAAAGGACCCGATCGGGAGGCGATACGGAACGAAAGACCGTCGCGCTTTATCCGATCGCCGTCGGCGACGAGGTTCAGAACGCGCTCGTCGTTGCCGATGCGGTTGAAGACGAGTATCTGATGCAGCATCTGTCGCGATTTTGCCATTCGGTCGCGTCCGAGATCGAGGTTCTGCGTTTGCGCGAAGAGGTCAAACGCCGGAGCTGGCTGGCGAAGGCGGTCGAACGCTTCAACTCCGGCTTGAAAGATCTCGACACCGATGAGTTTTGGCCGAAATTGATCCAGATCTCGGCCGAACTGATGAATTCAGAACGCAGCTCCCTGTTGTTGTTCGACGAAAAGACCGACATAATTTCAGTCCGCGCCGCGATCGGCGCGACGGCCGAGAGCATCGAGTCGAAGGTTGAAGGAATCGGCGAACGCGTCGCACGCGGAGTTTTGACGGAAGGGAAACCGGTCGTCATCGGCGATGTCGGCAAGATCGGAATTGGTGCGGCGCCGCTCGATTGGAAATACAAGACCGGTTCGTTCATCTCCTATCCGTTCGTCATCGGAAACCGCCGGATCGGAGTGCTCAATTTCGCCGACAAAGCGGACGGGACCGCCTACAACGAATTTGACCTGGAAATCCTCGAAGCGATCGCGCCGCAGGTCGCCGTCGTTATCGATCGTGCAGCATTGAAAAGCAAGGCCGGCGAATTCGAGCAACTTTCGGTGACCGATCCGCTGACCGGATTGCTGAACCGGCGATATCTTGAGGAACGCCTCGCGGAGGAGATCAAGCGTTCGAACCGTTACGGTTACCCGATGTGTTTTCTGATGGTCGACGTCGACGATTTCGGCAAGTTCAATAAGGATTTCGGTGTGCTCGTCGGCGACCGCGTACTGCGCGAAGCGGTCGATGCAATGAAAGGCACCCTGCGCGGAGCCGACATCGCGGCGCGTTACGGTGGCGAGGAATTTTGCGTGCTTCTGCCGCAGACGACGCTGGCGGAAGCGAGGATGATCGCCGAACGAATCCGCCACAGCGTTGAATCGATCGAGTTCCCGCAACGCAAGATCACGATCAGCGTCGGTATCTCGACTTTCGTTTACGGAATATCGAGTGCCGAGGAGATCATACGCGCCGCTGACGAAGCGATGCGGCAGGCGAAAGCGAAAGGGAAAAACAACGTGCAGGTGCACGAATCATCCGAAGCGGCAGCGGAATGAACGGCGGAAATGCAATGGAAATGAAAGGGCAAAAAAGAATTCTGGCGACCGTGGCGGCTGATTCGTTCGTCGGGCGCGATGTCGAACTCGAAACTCTGATAGCCGAAGCGCATCGGACCGACTCGACTTCGGGCCTTCATTTGATAGCCGCTCCGGGACTCGGTCTTTCCGAACTTCTGCGGCAGACCTACGATCGCCTTTTCAGGGACAAGAACGGCCCGATTCCGTTCTATTTCAGCTTTCGCCCCGACGAAACCGCTTCCGCCGCCGCGCTTCGGTTTGTCCAGGATTTTATTTTGCAGACGGTCGCGTTTCGGCGTCAGAATCCGGCATTGCTTGATTTCGGCGGCGACATCTGCGAGATCTCGCAGATCGCCGTGCCGGGCGATACGCATTGGATCGACAGACTGCTCGAAACTTGCCGGCTTGAAAGCCGTCTGAACAACGAGCGGGCGTTCATCCGCACCGCGCTCGGCGCTCCCTTGCGGGCGTACGCGAACGGCGCGCGGTCGTTCGCGATGCTCGACGATCTCGATACGGCCGATCCCGAACTTCGGGCTGAATTGAATTCGATGTTCGCGCGGTTCGAAATGCCGTTCGTATTCGCCTCCAAACGGCGTTTCGACATCGATCAGATAGTGCTTGAAACGACCGAACTCGAGCCTCTTCGATTCGATGAGGCGGGCGCGCTTGCCGAACGGCTCGCGGAAAAGCTCAAGGTCGTGATCAACGAACAGGCACGCGATCTGATCGCCGTGCAACTCGGGGGAAATCCGGCGTTTATCACGAATCTGATCCAGTCGGCGAACGAACAAGGCGTCGGTCTCGACAGTTTCGCACGCGTCCAGAGAGTTTACACCGACGAGATCTTCGGCGGACGCACCGCACGGTACCTGAGCGGCATTTTGAATCGGATCGTGCCGGACGGAAAACTGCAGAAGCAAGTCGTCGGCGCGCTTTTTGACGCGCTTCGGCCGGAAATCGGAAAGATCCACGCCGAAGACTGGCGCCGGCTTTTCAACCTTGACGCCGATTCGTACTATCGTCTGCTTAACGAGCTCAACGCGCAGGAGTTCATCAGTGTCACGTCGAACCTGATCGAACCGATGCGCGAGAATCTCCCGCTTTGCGACTTCGTGGCCGGACGCTTTCGCCTTGAGACCGCGAAACAGAACCGGGCGCTGACGATCGGCGAGTCACTCGCGGCGTTCGTCAAGCGCGCGCCCGTGACGATGGCGGCCTTTTACCGCGAAAATTCGGCGCTCGGACTGCGCGAACTGTTGGCGGTCTTCAATCATCAGGATGTACCGCGGGCGCTCCTCGACTACGGCGCTTTCCGTGACGATCTGAAGGGCTTGCCCGATGCCGAGATCGTCAAAACCGCGCTCGCCGATGACGATCGCGTAACTTTGCCGCAGATCGTTTATGCCGCGCACACCGTCGCGGTCTATCCGTCGATCTCGCAGGTCATCGAACGCTCGCGTTCGGCGGTCGCGCTCGGGTTTCTCGAATCGAGCTATCGCGACGGCGACGAGATCGTCTGGATCGCGGCCGAGATCGATTCAAAACTAGAAGCGTCGCGCGATCTGGCCGAGTTTTGGTGCGATCGTCTCGAAATGGTCGCGCTCGTCTGCAATTTTCAGAACTACAGACTCTGGCTCGTTTCGCCTGAGGGATTTTCGGACCAGGCCCGCGAGGTTCTCGCCGAACGCGGCGCGCTGGGCTCGAGCCGCAAGCAGGTCGATCTGCTCGTCCAATTTCTCGGCGCCCCTGTGACCGCCGCGGAGAGGTCGAACGAATACGAAATGGTCGTGCCGATGGGCGAGGACACGGAGATCATCGCCGCGCAGACGATCGAAGAGATCGCTCGGCGCCATCATTTCGCACCGAAGGCGATCAACCAGATCAAGACCGCGCTCGTCGAAGCGTGCATCAACGCGTCCGAGCATTCTCACAGTCCTGACCGCAAGATCTACCAGCGCTTTTTCGTTGAGGAAGACCGCATTACGATCACCGTTTCGAATCGGGGGATGCGTTTGAAAGACAAGCAGTCGCGAGAGATCAACCCGACCGAAGGCCGCCGCGGCTGGGGCCTCAAACTGATGCGCTCGCTGATGGATGAGGTCAGGATCGAACAGACCGACGACGGCACGCGGATCACGATGGTCAAGAAGATCTGATTTGCGATTTTCGATTTTCGATTTGCGATTTGCGATTGGGATTCCAGATTCCAGATTCCAGATTCCAGATTTCAGATTTCAGGATTCCAGATCTCAGGATTCCAGAATTCAGAATTTAGATTCCAGGATTCCAAGGATTCCAGATTCCAAATTCCAAGGTTCGAGATTCCAGGATTCCAGATCCGAATTCAAGATTCCCGAATTCCAAGGGTTCCAGACCGGGAATCCCGAATCGCGTTGCAATCGCGTCGAGTCGGTACCATCTGCGGTAGCGGATGGTTGGTTGCGGCACCCCCGGACCGATACGAACCTATCTTCAACCATCCGCTACCGCAGATGGTACTGACTCGTCCCGGCCCCGAATACAAAGAACCCCTGGGTTTTTCAAAGCTCCCGATTCCAGGATTCCAAGATCTCAGACTCAATGGAATTTGGAACCTGGAATACCTGGAATCGCAAATCCCAAATCCCAAATCGCAAATCGCAAATCCCAAATCCCAAATCCCAAATCGCAAATCCCAAATCGTTTGACTTTTCCGACTTAAAGTTCTACTTTAACTTTCAGTTTCAGATTAGACTCGACCAAGCTTGCGAAACGTGGAAACAAATACAATTACCGTCAGTCCGGCGGGTGAAACGGCGACTGTCCTGGCCGGCGATTACCTGAACAAGATCAGCGGCGAAACGATCGAGCGCGAGTGCCGCAAAAAACTTGAGGCCGGCGCGAGGAGGCTGGTCGTCAACTTCGCTGAAACCGAGATCGTCAATTCGATCGGGGTCTCGATCCTGCTCGGCGTGATCGACGCCGCCCAGGACGCCGGAGCGGAGGTCATCTTTTCGGACGTCAAGGAAGAGACTCAGGAACTGTTCGAAATGCTCGGTCTGACGAACCACGTTCAAATGAGGTGAGCGGTGAGCGGTGAGCGGTGAGCAGTAAGCGGTGAGCAGTAAGCAGTGAGCGGTGAGCGGTGAGCGGTGAGCAGTAAGCGGTGAGCAGTAAGCGTTGAGCGTTGAGCGGTGAGCCTTTGATTTGCGATCGCCCAAATCGAAAATCGCAATTCGAAAATCGCAAATGTCGCAAATGGAAAATTCACAAAAACTCATACATACCTTCGGCGCGCTGGCGGAACTCGGCAGCGAGGTCGCGCAGAAACAGAATTTTCAGGAAATGATGCGGACCTCGCTGCATCTGTTGTTGGGAAGCCTGGCGATCATGCGCGGCGGCATCGCGCGCTTTTCGCGATTCGGGCACGAGCTGAATATGCTCGTCGTCCGCGGTTTCGGTGAGGAGTTTCCGCTCAGCCTGTCGCTGTGCCACGAAGACGAACGCCAGTTTTTGGTCAACGGAACCTATCCGATCGAGGTTTCGCAGGCGAAGGTCCTGCCGTTCTTTCAGATCTACGATCGGAGTTTCGAAAAGAAACGCGTCGAGCTGCTGATTCCGCTTGTCATTCGAGACGAGATCGTCGGCGTCATTCTGCTCGGCGAGAAGGCCAACGGCGAACCGTATTCGAATTACGACAAGGACATCATCTGCGCGATGGCGCGGCACGTCGGCGTCGGCATCGCGCAGCGTAATCTGATGGCGGAGCTTGAACGCCGGGCGGACGAGAACCGCCGTCTCTACGACGATCTCAAGACGACCTACGCCGACACTGTCAAGGCCTTTGCGACGGCGATCGATTGCAAAGACAAGTACACCGAGGGGCATTCGGTGCGCGTCGGAAAGTACTCCGAGGCGATCGCGTTTGAACTCGGCTGGGGCGAACCGGAAGTCGAAGGCGCGGCCGTTGCCGGATATCTTCACGACGTCGGCAAACTCACCGTCGAACGCAACATCATCAACGCGCCGTACCGCATCAACGCCAAGGAATCGGCGGAATTATCGAAACATCCATCGGTCGGCTACGAGATTTTGTTGCCGATCCATCACCCTTACGCGGACGTCCCCCTCGCTGCGAAGTACCACCACGAACGGCTCGACGGGCGCGGTTATCCGGACGGTTTGATCGATCGCGAGATCCCTTACATTGCGAAGATCGTCAATCTCGCGGATTCGTTCGACGCGATGACGACCGATCGGCCGTACAAGCGAAGACGTCCCGCGGGAGAAGTCATCGATGACCTCGCACGCAACAGCGGGCGCCAGTTCGCTCCCGAACTCGTGTCGGCGTTTATGCGCGGAATGCTCAAGGAATTGAACGGTGAGTCCAAAGACAAGCGTTTTCGCAGGCTGCTCGGCCGGGATTATATGGAAACGGAAGGACTCGGTTCGATGATCGGCGAGGCCTTGAACCGCGTTGCGCCGACCTCGCGTGCGACGGCAGTCGCTTGATCACGGATTACGCGATAGGAGCTTTTTGCCGGCGAATCACGCCAAATACGCGAAACAAATTTCACGATCAAGAGGTTGGGCTGAAGGTTCGCGCTCACTTCAATTCGCCGTCTCCGCGTGGGAAGGCTACTGATTGTTGAAGGGCAGCCGGTTCTCCACGCAAAGTCCGCCTCGGTACCATCTGCGGTAGCGGATGGTTGACGATCGGCATACGAGCGTGATGCCGATCGGAACGTTGCGGCCGCAGACTGCCGCGGACAACCATCCGCTACCACAGATGGTACTGACCTGTCTTGACCGCGCGGTCGCTCGATTCGCGCACTCTCCGGGAAATCCGGGAGCAGTTTCTCTCGAATTCAGTAAACCTCAAACTCCCCGTTTTGAGATTTCAAATTTAAATTTCAGATCTGAAATCTCAAACCGCTGTAATCACAAGACTTTGGGCCGGAAAGTCGCTTCGATTCCCGCGAACCGAATAGAACCGACGTGCGCGGAAAGCCATTTCCCGCTAAACGCGCCAAATACGCGAAACTGTCTGGTATTGCGACCGTCTCGGCCGAGCTTAATCTGTGCCGCCTACGAACACTAAGTTATTCCAAAGACTTCGTTTATTGCCGTCGTTGCGCGAATTGAAGTGAGCGCGAACCTTCAGCGCAACCTCTTGATCGTGAAATTTGTTTCGCGTATTTTTGGCGTGCTTCGTGGGAAATAGCTTCCAATGGGTAATCTCGCTCCCGGTTCGGCCGGCTAGTTTTGCAACAGCCACGCGGCCGCGTCGTCGGTTGTGTTGAAGACGGTTGCTTTTGTTCCGCGGTTGGTTGCGACCACCTCCGCAAACTTATTGAGCGGGTCGTGTTGGGCGTGCCGGTCGACAAATGCGACGAGGATCTCGTTTCCGACTATTTCCTGCAATTGCTTTGCAAATTCGTAATGTTCCGATGCGGGGGCGTCGCCCTCGAGGTCTTGCTCGACAAGCAATCGCTTTAATCCCGATCGATTGGCCTCGGCGACCGCTTCGGTCCAGTATTGCTTGCTGATCTCCACGCTGTCCTCTTTACCCACGACATAAACATACAGATAATTCGGATAATGCGTGAACTCGATTCGATAAGGTTTATCAGACATTTTCTACCTCCACCCGCAGTTTCACCGGTTGCCAAGCCGGAAATGTATCGGAAGCCGGCCTCCGCTGATCCTGATTCCAGAGTTCAAGCTTCCGGATATTCCAGATTCAATATTCGGGAGCTTTGAAACACCGGCTTCGCGCTTCCGGAGCGGTTTCCGAAACCGAAGGACACAGATCGATTTGAACGGGACGGACTTGTCATCCGGCATCTCCTGTCTACCTGTGCTCATCAGTGAATGCAAGGCGATTTGTTGCATTCAACCCGAATTTTCAAAACTCCCGTTTTCGGAATTGCCTATCCCCTCTATTATGGCAGATAACCACTCGGAACCGGAACGTCGCCCGCTAGTCCGAATTGCCTGATCAAAAGCCCCGCCGTTGTTCGCTGTATGTACCAGACACCGTCGCGATAGATCGCGAAATCGGTCGATCCGTCGCCGTCGTAATCGGCCGGGACGGGAATGTCAGTCGCGAGCCCAAACTTGAAGAAGGTGGTCCCGCCGCTGCTCCTTCGCACGTACCAGGTTTGATCCGACGGCCGGTAAACGGCAAAATCGTCGCGCGCGTCGCCGTCGTAGTCCGCCGGAACCGGTTTATCTCCGGACGCTCCGAATCTAATGAAATTGACCGAAGCATAATTCACATTCGATTGCGACAGATACCAGCCGTCAAAACTGTAGGTCACGAAATCGGCCTTGCCGTCGCCGTCGAAATCACCCGAAACCGGCGTGCCAAATGCGATGTTCGAGAACGTCAGAACGTCATTCGTTGCGCTTTTCCGGACATAGAACGTATGACTTGACGGGCGGTAAACGGCGATGTCGTCGCGTCCGTCGCCATCGTAATCATCGACCACCGGAACGTCGCCCGGCAAACCCCACGAAACGCCGTTGTATGTCGCGGTGCCGCTGTTCAGGACGTAAAAGTCGGGGAGGTTGGGGTCGGCAGCCGGACGGAACACCGCGATGTCGGCCCTGCCGTCGCCGTCGATGTCTCCGGGTGTGATCCGGTCGCCCGCCAATCCCCAGCGCATTGCCGCAAAGCCTTCGACCGATCGGTCCTGATACCAGATCCCGTCATTCGGCCGAAAGACGCTCAGGTCCGCGCGGCCGTCGCCGTCGAAATCGGATCGCGTGCCCCTCAGGCAGACTCGGCAGATAACGCACGCGTATGTTTCAAACTTGAGTTTCCATCCGGCCAACGAGCCGCCGTCCTGATTCGCATCGTCAACAATATAGAGCGTCCAGGCGCCGTTAAGATTCGCGGCGCTCCCGGAAAACGTCGACGCGAATGTGGCACTGCCGTTAGGCGCCGGACTGTTGAACGGGCCGGCCGGAGCCGGAGCCGGGAACGTGTCGCCGGCGGTGATGTCGGCCGGTTTGAAATTGCCGGATGTCCACCCGGATTCGGAGAGCGAGGCCGAACCGAAATCGGTCAGAGAAAACGTGACGTTGCTGGCCGCGACGTTGCCGCCGGTGTCCGAGACCGGAACGAACTTCTGTCCCGCGGGACCGACAAGCAGCATATCGACATCGGACGGGAACGTGTGTGAAATGCTGGTTATCTCCAACGTGATGCGGTTTTCGGCGCCGGTGAGTCCCGAAACGTCGATCGTCGTTCCGTAAGGCGTCGACGCGCCCGATTCGTTGATCGTCACCGCGGTCGAGTTTGTAAAGGTGGCGGAACTCGCAGGCGCTCCGGTGAAGATCGTTCGCGTTTGCGTCGATTGTCCGGCGCTGCTCGTGATGCTGAACGAAAGCGCGTAGTCGCCGCCGCACGGTGCATTGCCCGGAATCGTCGCGGCGAAGTTCCTTGTCACCGTCTGGCCGGCTCCAATGTCGCCGTAAAATGCCGAACCGCCAAGCCCGGTCGCAACCAGATTGACGCCCGACAAAACGTCGGCCCCGTTGTTGATCAAAGGAATCGAGATCGTGACCCGTTCGCCGGGTTCGACAAAACCGTTGTTGTTGCCGATCGAAT is a genomic window of Acidobacteriota bacterium containing:
- a CDS encoding diguanylate cyclase, coding for MTEPTQVELAKIAEDSALAAVVVDENSSVRSSANNNSICEVLNASDEFAPSCAEFCGRAVEFAGDDRGSYRCFAGLDCVAVRMRTAKPLVAIVGRAFTSAENYRRATERAISGDWSKFPPTKIFDNVLLTSSEKNIEDAALKIQALGVAEDRPFEPSPVETPAESETIEIPVEEGGAAVETPFAATAEAREPVDEENPPEIGSDRIESGKTPPTESEATAPIPRPVEEMPDTAESDQKSAIEQMLREFNEKPPEIVAVSGPPTADAEEFAAWRSFFGSLASLKYRDACDSILEFLQRRYGLASLGWLELRERGFEVISATGTLEKQQFKVHFQSDDRRLFRAIEAEAPLRLRERTRSGGDTERKTVALYPIAVGDEVQNALVVADAVEDEYLMQHLSRFCHSVASEIEVLRLREEVKRRSWLAKAVERFNSGLKDLDTDEFWPKLIQISAELMNSERSSLLLFDEKTDIISVRAAIGATAESIESKVEGIGERVARGVLTEGKPVVIGDVGKIGIGAAPLDWKYKTGSFISYPFVIGNRRIGVLNFADKADGTAYNEFDLEILEAIAPQVAVVIDRAALKSKAGEFEQLSVTDPLTGLLNRRYLEERLAEEIKRSNRYGYPMCFLMVDVDDFGKFNKDFGVLVGDRVLREAVDAMKGTLRGADIAARYGGEEFCVLLPQTTLAEARMIAERIRHSVESIEFPQRKITISVGISTFVYGISSAEEIIRAADEAMRQAKAKGKNNVQVHESSEAAAE
- a CDS encoding ATP-binding protein is translated as MKGQKRILATVAADSFVGRDVELETLIAEAHRTDSTSGLHLIAAPGLGLSELLRQTYDRLFRDKNGPIPFYFSFRPDETASAAALRFVQDFILQTVAFRRQNPALLDFGGDICEISQIAVPGDTHWIDRLLETCRLESRLNNERAFIRTALGAPLRAYANGARSFAMLDDLDTADPELRAELNSMFARFEMPFVFASKRRFDIDQIVLETTELEPLRFDEAGALAERLAEKLKVVINEQARDLIAVQLGGNPAFITNLIQSANEQGVGLDSFARVQRVYTDEIFGGRTARYLSGILNRIVPDGKLQKQVVGALFDALRPEIGKIHAEDWRRLFNLDADSYYRLLNELNAQEFISVTSNLIEPMRENLPLCDFVAGRFRLETAKQNRALTIGESLAAFVKRAPVTMAAFYRENSALGLRELLAVFNHQDVPRALLDYGAFRDDLKGLPDAEIVKTALADDDRVTLPQIVYAAHTVAVYPSISQVIERSRSAVALGFLESSYRDGDEIVWIAAEIDSKLEASRDLAEFWCDRLEMVALVCNFQNYRLWLVSPEGFSDQAREVLAERGALGSSRKQVDLLVQFLGAPVTAAERSNEYEMVVPMGEDTEIIAAQTIEEIARRHHFAPKAINQIKTALVEACINASEHSHSPDRKIYQRFFVEEDRITITVSNRGMRLKDKQSREINPTEGRRGWGLKLMRSLMDEVRIEQTDDGTRITMVKKI
- a CDS encoding STAS domain-containing protein gives rise to the protein METNTITVSPAGETATVLAGDYLNKISGETIERECRKKLEAGARRLVVNFAETEIVNSIGVSILLGVIDAAQDAGAEVIFSDVKEETQELFEMLGLTNHVQMR
- a CDS encoding HD domain-containing protein — translated: MENSQKLIHTFGALAELGSEVAQKQNFQEMMRTSLHLLLGSLAIMRGGIARFSRFGHELNMLVVRGFGEEFPLSLSLCHEDERQFLVNGTYPIEVSQAKVLPFFQIYDRSFEKKRVELLIPLVIRDEIVGVILLGEKANGEPYSNYDKDIICAMARHVGVGIAQRNLMAELERRADENRRLYDDLKTTYADTVKAFATAIDCKDKYTEGHSVRVGKYSEAIAFELGWGEPEVEGAAVAGYLHDVGKLTVERNIINAPYRINAKESAELSKHPSVGYEILLPIHHPYADVPLAAKYHHERLDGRGYPDGLIDREIPYIAKIVNLADSFDAMTTDRPYKRRRPAGEVIDDLARNSGRQFAPELVSAFMRGMLKELNGESKDKRFRRLLGRDYMETEGLGSMIGEALNRVAPTSRATAVA